The Novosphingobium terrae genome segment GATCCTCGGCCAGGCCCAGCACATAGCTGTCCATCGCGATGGTGGTGGAGGCGCCGCCCACGTAAAGCTGACGATGCACCCGCCCCACGGCATGGATGCGCTGACGAATATCGCGCAGCATGGCCTGCGCTTCCTCGCCGCGCGCGATGCGCGATTGCAGCGTCACCACGGCAGACACCATCTGCAGACTGTTGGCCACGCGATGGTTCATCTCGCCCAGCATGGCTTCCAGCTTGGTGTTGGTTTCGCGCAGGCGTTGTTCGGCCAGTTCCTTCTCGATCAGCGTGCGCCGCGCCGCCAGCGCCTGCCCGATGGTGCGGGTGAGCAGATCGAAGAAATCCTCGCTGACGGTCTTGATGACGTAATCGACCGCGCCCGCCTTCAGCGCCGCCACCGCGATGCTGGTCTCTTCCGATCCGGTCACATAGATCACGGCGGGCGGGTTGGGCAGCCCCATCAGCTGGTCCAGCGTTTCCAGCCCGTTCTGCCCCGGCATATAGTGATCGAGCGCGACGACATCGAAACTCTGATCGCGCGCCAGCTCCACGCCCTGCCTGCCGCTGTCGCAGGTGGTGACGTCGAAACCCTCGCGCCCCAGCCGCCGCTTGGCGAGCAGGCACAGGCCCTCGTCATCGTCGATATAGAGCAGGCGCGGCTTGGCTGACATCAGAGCCCGGCGTCCGGCACCTGGATCACCGAAAGGAACAGGCCCAATTGGCGGATGGCAGCGGCGAAATTCTCGTAATTCACCGGCTTGGTGATGTAGACATTGCAGCCCAGATCATAGCAGCGCTCGATCTCATGCTTGTCGTCGGTGGTGGTCAGCACCACCACGGGGGTGCGGCGCAGATGCTCCTCGGACTTGATCTTTGTCAGGATGTCGATCCCGCTCATGTCCGGCAGGTTGAGGTCCAGCAGGATCAGCGCCGGGCCATTGTGCACCGGGCCGCGCGGGGCGTTGAAGATGAACTCCAGCGCATCATGGCCGTTGGAGAGATGCACGATCTCGTTGGAAATCCCGGCACGGCGGATGTTCTTCTCGATCAGCAGAGCATGGCCCTCATCGTCCTCGATCATGATGATGGTGACGCTGTGATGGGTCTGGGTCATGATTGGCTCTGCGATCCGGAGTGGTGACGGGGGAGGTTTATGGTGAATGTGGCGCCCTTGCCAAGGGTGGAATCGACCATCACCGTGCCGTCCAGCCGATAGGCCAGCGCGCGCACATGGGCCAGTCCGATGCCCTCGCCGGGCCGGTCCTGCTGGCCGGAGCGGCGGAACAGGTCGAAGACGCGCTCATGATCGCGCGGATCGATGCCCCGGCCCTGATCGGCCACGCTGATCTCGATGCGCTCGCCGATCTCACGGCCCGAGATACGGATTTGCGGCGGTGCCGCGCCCGCGCCATATTTCAGCGCATTCTCCACCAGATTGGCGATCATCTGCTCCAGCCCCATACGGTCGCTGAAGAGGCGGGGCAGGGGCGAGGCGATCTCCACCTGAGCGCCGCTTTCCTCGATCCGCATGTGCAGCGTATCCACCACGCCTTGCACCAGCGCGTTCATATCCAGCCATTCCGGCGCGATCTCCCGCCGCCCGAGGCGCGACAGGCGTAGAATGGCGTTGATCAGCCGGTCCATCTTCTCGGTGGAGGAACGGATAAAGCGGATCGCCTGAGGCAGATCCTCGCGGATGATGCTGTCTGTGGCGGGGGCGATGGTGTCGGGGCGCTGCGCCTGTGCCTCATCCAGCAGAGCGGTCAGCGTTTGCGTCGCGATCTCCATCTCGGCGGTGAAGCCCATCACATTCACCAGCGGCGAGCGCAGATCATGGCTGACGATATAGGCGAAGCGCTGGATCTCGCTGTTGGCGCGTTTCAGCTCGGCGGTGCGCTCCTGCACGGCGGCTTCCAGCCCGGTGTTGGCCATGCGCAGCGCCTGACGCTGGGCATCGATCTCACGCGTGTAGGTCTGGATCGTGGTGAAGGTCAGCGTGCCCATCGCCACCAGCAGCAGGCCAGTGATGCCAAGCGTGACGTAGAAGCCGCGCTCGATGCCGCGCTGGCTGGCGTCGCGATAGGCCAGCAGCTGCTCCTCATGCGCCTGCATCGCGCGGGTGATACGGAAGATCAGATTGTTGGGCCGGTCGATCAGCCCGCCCGGGGCCATGGCGCCCGGAGCAGGCAGGCCCGCCTGCACCTCGATCTGCGCGGCAATGGCGGTGAGCAGCGGGATGCGGGCCTGTTGGCGCGGATTGTCAGCGGTCAGTGTGGCCAGCCGGGCGATGCTCTGATCGAGCTGGGTGCGGGCCGCGGTCAGCGGCCCCTCGCTCTCGATGGTCAGATCCTGATTGCGGCGCAGATTGGCGGCGACCAGCCTTGTGGAGGCCAGACGCAGCGCGATGATCTGGCTCTGCACCTGATAGGTATGGGCGATCAGCCTGGTCTGGCGCTGGTTCATCGCCATCAGCACGCCGGCCGAGATCACCACCCCCAGCAGCGCGGCAAAGCCCAGCCCCATAAAGCGCATCAGCGAGCGGCGGAAACGGCGCTGTGCGGCCTGTCCCTGAGGCATCAGCGCAGCACCTCGGCACAATCCGTCACCAGCCGGTCGCCCGAGGCCTTGTCCCGCGCTGACAGGCTGCAGCCGCGCGCGCAGACGAAACCGGCGGTCCGGGGGCGAGGCATGGCGGTGGCGCGCAGGGCGGCTAGGCATTGCGGGCCGTCCCTGTAAGGCCCGCTGACCTGCGCGGGCGCATCGCCCATCACATCGGCATAGCTGTAGCCATGCCAGTCCCGACCGTCGGAGGGAGCGCAACCCGCCAGCAGCGTCACGCCGAACAGTGCGGCAAACAGGCCCGGGCGAGGGGCGAAACGCCGCCCGAGCCTCCTGTGGGCCGTCTGTTCGGGACTGAATGTCACGATATCATTCTCGCTATCCCCTTATCGTGGCGATGGAACATTGCTCGCGGTCTCCTGTTCCATCGCCATAGCAAGGTTTGGCGCAACTTGAGGAGACGGTACAATGGGTATCCTTATCTGGCTGTTGATCGGTGCCGTGGTCGGCTCTCTGGCAGGCATGATCATGCGCGAAAGCTTCGGCCTGATCGGCAACATCGTCGTCGGCATCGTGGGTTCGGCCATCGGCGGCGCGATTTTCGCGCGTGGTGACATCAACAACAGTCCGCTGACGGTGGGCACCTTTGCGGTCTCGCTGCTGGGTGCGATCGTGCTGCTGGCCATCGTCAATCTGCTGCGTCGCGGGTCTTTGACCTGAGCGGCCTGATCACGGGGAGGATTGTATGAAGAAGCTTCTCACGGCGGTGGCGGCGCTGGGTCTGGTGGCGGGCCTTTCGGCCTGTTCCAAGCCTGACACGCAATCGCAGGCCGCGGATTCCGCACAGGCCGATGCCGCGCTGAGCAGCGCGGGCAAGGATCTGAAAGCCGGGCTCGGCAAGATCGGCGATGCGGCCAGCCACACCGCCGACAGCATCGAAGCCTCGGGCAAGGAACTGGCCAAGCAGGGCAAGGCCGCCGCCGCCGATGCGGCGAGCGATGCCAGCACCGCTGCGTCCAAGGCCTCCAAAGATCTGCGCAACTGATTCAGGCCATCGACTGCGCAGACAATGCCGCCGTTCCGCATCCAGCGGGAGGGCGGCATTGGCATATCCGTCCCCCGCGTTTCGATCGGCATTCGACCGGCATAGGCAGGGCCACGCCCTGCCGCTTGGACCGCGCCAGTACGGACCCATTCGCCACGCCGGTGGTTGGAAACCATGGTTGCAACCGGCGCGACAGACCGCGCGCGACAATGGGAGACACGCCGATGACGATGGTCGAAACCCGCGATGGCACGCATCTTTTCGCCAAAGCCTGGGGGCAGGGCCGCCCGGTGGTGCTGATCCACGGCTGGCCACTCTCCTCTGACAGCTGGGACCCGGTCGCCAATCGCCTTGCCGATGCCGGTTTTCAGGCGATTTCCTATGACCGGCGCGGCTTTGGCCGTTCCAGCCAGCCCTCGGGCGGCTATCATTACGACACCTTTGCTGACGATCTGGCCGATGTGATGGCCCATTTCGGCGCCAGCCGCGATGTGGCGCTGGTCGGCTTCTCGATGGGTGGTGGCGAGGTGGCGCGCTATATGTCGCGCCATCAGGGCAAGGGGGTCAGCCAGGTGGCGCTGATCAGCTCGGTGGTGCCCTATATGCCCAAAACCTCCGACAATCCCGAGGGCGTTCCGCTGGAGGTCTTCGATGAGATCGAAAAGGGCCTGCTGGGCGACCGCGCGCATTTCCTCGCCGGTTTCTTCAAGCAGTTCTTCGGCGTCGGCCTGCTGGAAAAGCCGGTCAGTCAGGAGGTGCTGGACAACGCTGTGCATGTGGCGATGCGGGCGGGCCTGCGCCCCACGCTTCAGGCCGCCCGCGCCTTTGCCACCACTGACTTCCGTGGCGATCTGCCCAGCATCCATGTGCCCACGCTGATTGTCCATGGCACGGCGGACAAGACGGTGCCCATCGCCGCCACCGCGCATGAGGTGGCCCGCCGCCTGCCGCGCGCCGTGCTGGTGGAGTATGATGGTGAGCCCCATGGCGTTTTTGCCACGCAGCATCGCCGCCTGTCCAACGATCTGATCGCTTTTCTTGAGGGCAGCGGCATCGTGCTCAACGAAGGCCCCACGCGACAGGAGCTGATCGACGACGCCACCGCCAATATGGTCGTCGCGCCCTCATTGTAGGGAGTGATCGGGCGGGCCGCATCCCAAGGCGGTCCGCCCTTTTCACGCCCGTGGAACAGAGCGCTGCCTAGCGCATTGCATCAGGGCAGACCGTAAAGGAGCCCGTGATG includes the following:
- a CDS encoding response regulator; the encoded protein is MSAKPRLLYIDDDEGLCLLAKRRLGREGFDVTTCDSGRQGVELARDQSFDVVALDHYMPGQNGLETLDQLMGLPNPPAVIYVTGSEETSIAVAALKAGAVDYVIKTVSEDFFDLLTRTIGQALAARRTLIEKELAEQRLRETNTKLEAMLGEMNHRVANSLQMVSAVVTLQSRIARGEEAQAMLRDIRQRIHAVGRVHRQLYVGGASTTIAMDSYVLGLAEDLAGSFSSEASPRVMRVFVDPLVLPASVAVTLGILINELVSNACKYAYAEHEPGEVRIYLQAQGDDAYRLAVEDDGRGYDPDAPAKGTGLGSQLIRTMSEALGSKLSVINTAPGLRAELIAPLR
- a CDS encoding response regulator, which gives rise to MTQTHHSVTIIMIEDDEGHALLIEKNIRRAGISNEIVHLSNGHDALEFIFNAPRGPVHNGPALILLDLNLPDMSGIDILTKIKSEEHLRRTPVVVLTTTDDKHEIERCYDLGCNVYITKPVNYENFAAAIRQLGLFLSVIQVPDAGL
- a CDS encoding sensor histidine kinase — encoded protein: MPQGQAAQRRFRRSLMRFMGLGFAALLGVVISAGVLMAMNQRQTRLIAHTYQVQSQIIALRLASTRLVAANLRRNQDLTIESEGPLTAARTQLDQSIARLATLTADNPRQQARIPLLTAIAAQIEVQAGLPAPGAMAPGGLIDRPNNLIFRITRAMQAHEEQLLAYRDASQRGIERGFYVTLGITGLLLVAMGTLTFTTIQTYTREIDAQRQALRMANTGLEAAVQERTAELKRANSEIQRFAYIVSHDLRSPLVNVMGFTAEMEIATQTLTALLDEAQAQRPDTIAPATDSIIREDLPQAIRFIRSSTEKMDRLINAILRLSRLGRREIAPEWLDMNALVQGVVDTLHMRIEESGAQVEIASPLPRLFSDRMGLEQMIANLVENALKYGAGAAPPQIRISGREIGERIEISVADQGRGIDPRDHERVFDLFRRSGQQDRPGEGIGLAHVRALAYRLDGTVMVDSTLGKGATFTINLPRHHSGSQSQS
- a CDS encoding GlsB/YeaQ/YmgE family stress response membrane protein; translation: MGILIWLLIGAVVGSLAGMIMRESFGLIGNIVVGIVGSAIGGAIFARGDINNSPLTVGTFAVSLLGAIVLLAIVNLLRRGSLT
- a CDS encoding alpha/beta fold hydrolase, with amino-acid sequence MTMVETRDGTHLFAKAWGQGRPVVLIHGWPLSSDSWDPVANRLADAGFQAISYDRRGFGRSSQPSGGYHYDTFADDLADVMAHFGASRDVALVGFSMGGGEVARYMSRHQGKGVSQVALISSVVPYMPKTSDNPEGVPLEVFDEIEKGLLGDRAHFLAGFFKQFFGVGLLEKPVSQEVLDNAVHVAMRAGLRPTLQAARAFATTDFRGDLPSIHVPTLIVHGTADKTVPIAATAHEVARRLPRAVLVEYDGEPHGVFATQHRRLSNDLIAFLEGSGIVLNEGPTRQELIDDATANMVVAPSL